A segment of the Mercurialis annua linkage group LG4, ddMerAnnu1.2, whole genome shotgun sequence genome:
ATCTTTTGGGATTGAATAGGAAGACTTATGAGCTATCAGGAGTGCACACTGAAGGAAATTCTGCAGCAGCTATAAAGGAACCTGGATTTGGTTGGATGAATGGCTTCCTTTTTCTTGTTTGTTTTGTTGGTCTTTTTGTTTTAATTCCACTTAGAAAGGTAAGGTTTGTTACTTTTGTTTTAGCTATTTTTAAGGCTTTAAAATCAGTAGGGACAGTGTCATGATGAgttttataattgaaactgtTACACAGATTATGATAGTAGACCTGAAGTTGACTTATCCCAGTGGAATGGCAACCGCAGTTCTCATCAATGGCTTCCATACCCAAGGAGACAAGATGGCTAAGTACACTCCAAATTCACTACTTTTTGTTTCGACCTTGCAACcccatttgattaattaaataatggaTATGTATTTGTTGACGCTACAAGTCCAATTGCATTCGGTTAAAAATGTTGGAGTCTCGTATAAGAGTTTGAACTTTTTGGTGAACTGGTTATGTGATTTTGACACACTGAACTACAACTGCGTTATTACAGGAAACAAGTTCATGGGTTCATGAAGTACTTCTCGTTCAGCTTCTTGTGGGCATTTTTCAAGTGGTTCTATGCAGGAAAAGAAGCATGTGGATTTTCACAGTTTCCTACTTTTGGATTGCAGGCTTGGAATCAAACGTACGCTACTTttgttcatatatatatatatataaacaaacaTGTGGATGCATCAGCATGATACTAATACTAACTTGTTGGGGTTTGGTTaggtttttctttgattttagcACAACATTTGTGGGAGCAGGGATGATTGTTTCCCACTTGGTGAACCTGTCCTTACTTCTTGGAGCTGTCCTGTCGTATGGGATCATGTGGCCACTTATCAATAAGCTTAAGGGAGACTGGTTTCCTGTGAATACAGAAGGCGAAGCAGACATGAAGGGTTTGTATGGTTACAAGGTTTTTCTGTCTGTTGCTCTCATCCTCGGAGATGGCCTCTACACTTTCGTCAAGATCATGTCTATAACACTCATCAACATTCATGCcagaattaaaactaaaaaaaacctCCAACAAGGTATTAAAAACAGCTTAGTCATCTGTTAttgcatttttttcttctttaatcaTCTCATCTCGATTTCCTTCTCCAGTCACCCGCCTTTTTTTTCCTGCTTGCCACCATCTGTAGTATGTTCTAAAGTATTATCATGTTAGATATAAGggataatgttataaaaattcataacggttttctcaatttaataacgaactttaaaacgtctcaaagaagttttatttttttttcaattcgatATACGAGGTCATAATACGATGACATGGCTGTCAAAAATGATGTCCACCTCAGCAAAATCATACCAATGAAAATGCattgaattgagaaaaaaatgagaCTTCATGCACACAATTTTGACGTTTCAAAGttcgtgattaaattaaaaaaatagtttgtgaatttatttaatattatcctAGATATGGTACTATTGTTGGAACCTCACCCAATAGAACGTTGCTTTTTCCAGCAGCTATGAATGAACAGAAGAAGCCAACTGAGGAACTAACACAGAATGAACTGTTTGTTAGAGAAATTATACCAATGTGGGTAGCGATCGTTGGATACCTGTTTTTCTCTGTTATATCGACAATCGGGGTTCCACTCATATTCCCTCAGCTGAAATGGTACTATGTTGTTGTTGCTTACATTCTTGCTCCATCTCTGGCATTTTGCAATGCTTATGGAACAGGACTTACAGACATAAACATGGCTTACAATTATGGAAAAGTTGCTCTGTTTGTACTAGCTGCAGTATCTGGAAAGGAGAACGGCGTCGTAGCAGCACTTGCCGGGTGTGGCCTTATTAAGTCTGTTGTTTCTGTTGCCTGCATTCTGATGCAGGACTTCAAAACAGCTCATCTGACAAGCACTTCCCCCCGAGCAATGTTCTTGAGCCAGGTCATCGGAACCGCCATGGGGTGTGTGATGGCTCCTCTGAGCTTCTTCTTATATTACAAGGCGTTTGATGTTGGAAATCAACAAGGAGAATTCAAAGCACCTTATGCGCTTATTTACAGAAACATGGCCATTCTCGGCGTTGAAGGTGTCTCTGCTTTGCCTCACCACTGCTTGCAGCTTTGTTATGGTTTCTTTGGGTTTGCAGTAGCACTTAATCTCTTGAGGGACCTCTCACCACGGAAGCTCGGTCCATGGATTCCGCTTCCGATGGTCATGGCGGTGCCTTTTCTTGTTGGCGCTTACTTTGCCATCGACATGTGCATTGGAAGTGTAATTGTTTTCACATGGAACAAGCTCAACAGAAAGACGGCAGAATCGATGATACCGGCAGTTGCTTCCGGATTAATCTGCGGAGAAGGGTTGTGGACTCTTCCTGCTGCCGTTCTAGCTTTGGCTAAAATTAACCCACCCATCTGCATGAAATTTACACCTTCCTAGTCCTAGACAAACCTTATAATCCAAGTTAATTCTTGACTACAACAAGGTGCAGTGCACCAAGCTAATATGAATGGTATAGTTTGAAGCTCTGACGATTCAAATTATATCTTGAATATAGGAAAACAATATATTCTGGAATTTGGATCAGTAGTGAAGTGAAACAGGATAGTGTAGGTTCCACAAAAGTTGTATAACAGATTATCAGCATACCAACTTCATACTCACTGAAGCAACTATATTATACTATCATTGCCACAAATtcaatttttcgttttcatatAAGAAGAtagatttttatttgaaaataagaacAGTCTTACtaaaatgtttaatttgaaGATAAATTATTCGATGCATgcttttaattaacaaaaagagcaaaatcataattaataaacataCCCTAATTTCAATTGAAAACCTCATTCAAACAATTGATTTCCATTTTCCTTTTTCTAAAGTCAATACCAATTTCTAATTTACCGCTACCTTTAATCATTCCAAAACTAAATTCTTGGAAACTCTTTACCTAGACCAGATCCATGAACATGGATCTAACCAGTCAAATATCAGAATATgagaaattatagaaaaatgaATCATCTCAATTTATGGTACAAGCAAGTCCACAATATTACTTGGTATAAAACAAAAGGAATGTACATATGATCAATTGCTTCAGAGAAAAAGTTCCAAACATTACTCTAGACCAAAATTTATACAATATACATAATTCAAATGATCAAATCATAATACATTAACTCTAAATCTTGATAAATATATTGTGGTCATAGCATATAACCCATAGCTATAATCAGCCTGTGACTATACCTGCTAGGACTTCACTCTTACCCCGTGCATATATTGTATAAACTAATCGAATTGCATCAAGCCATCCATCTAGTGATTCCCACGAGTCGGCAACCTGCAGTATCATTGAGCATACTAATACATCATCAATTGTTGATTACATTGCAGAATGGAAAGCAATTTAGATAGTTCTTAAGTTGCTTCAAGGCAAGACGTGATTACTTTAAAAGCCCAGATAAGGAGAGAAAAAGAGAGGTAAACTCGATGGGAACCAGACAAAAGGAAGAAAAAAGGTACACCGGTCATTGTATAAAAGTTTTGAAgtgaaatttaaacataaagGCCTACCAAGAAAATTGGCCCGTGAATTGTGTTGACACATAGGCCTGCACCAGGTGGCAAAGTCAGATCAGCACATGCTGACACAGAAACAATATCTGGAACTTCGACTTTGATAGTCTTTTTGTCACCGTTTGTTTCTGCTCTGCCAGAGAGGCCTTGCGCTATTTGTTTTTGATCCAGTTTGTTAGCCTGCTTATCAAAAGGACACGGGAAAAACAAATGTATAGTGAAAGAATTCAGTCAGCTAAGCAGCACTAGCATCAAAACTCACACTATTATGTTTGATTGCTGAACTGTTTACAAATAGGATTTGAATATACTAAATGAGTGGTAGTACAAgacacaaaataaaaacaaatgtaCTACGAGAAACAAAAATCTCCTTTAAAGAGTTATGCTACACACTGTAAGAAATTTATAACAGGTTAGCATGTATAACAAGAGAAGAGACAAAAAACACCTGCTGAAGGCCTTCATGGTTCAAGACAAATTCTAATCTCTTCCAGTCGCTGTGTGGTGCAATTGGTTCGCCTGCCGGTGGTGCAGTCAAATAACCAACTTTAAGATATGGCAAGGGTAACTGTCAATAATAAAGTTTTGTAAGATATAAAAACTAAGCTTACTTCTTAGTGTAAACTATTCACAAAACTCTAAAAAGTAACGGCAATTTTATAAGGACCCATTTTAATGACCTAATCCGCTCCATTTGCAAAGATTAAATGCATAAAGATACTAGTATATCTAAGGTTGTAAGACATTCGGCCAAAGGGATTACATTATAAGAAATTTCGATTTCTGCTTAGAGCTATTTTTCAAGGCATGATACACCCATAGCAGGTGAGATCAAAAGAGTTGGTAATGGAACATGTCATATAGAAAGACaggatttaataaataaaaaaacttgtcAGGTGTATGAAGTGCTCTCCGGCTATTACAGGGGTAGGGAGAGTGTGGGCACTTTTGTATGCAGCCTTTATCTTgcattttacaaaatataagTTATTAACATTCCTGTGACCTACAGGTTTAAGAGAGCAATTTTGTGCTGCATCAAGGCTTGCCCTCAAACACAAGATCTAGAAGATAATCCAAGAGTTGGAAAAGGAAAAGACACTTATCAACCAACAAAAGACAGAACATAAATCTCTCAGAGATTCTAAGGCGTCTCATCCTACAGCTAAAAAGACCAATGATTGTAAGATATAACCGACCAACCAGAAACTAGTTAAATACCCATGATGATTTCACAAGAAAAAGGCATTTTAGGACTGAATATAGCTTCAAAATGAGTAAAAGATGATACTGACCATTGAACGTACAAGTCTCAAAGCACTGCTGTAAACCTGCATACAAGAAATCAAATACATCAATTAAAATCAATATCCTTCGCTTTATGAAGTGGTAAAAAAAACTGAGAAACCTTAAATCGCATTTAATTCATCCAAATGAATAGTAAATTAATCAGAAGTTATGACATCATGTTACaaggaaaaaaatcaaaagcaaaTGAAAGCCTGCAACTTAACAAAAGAAAAGTAGATCAAGAACAAAGTAAATGTAACACTCACCGAGTAATTTGGTTTCAATGCATGAGCAGCCGCAATATAAATAGCTGACTGGCTATATAGCTCATTAGGGGAAACGTCCTTAGGGTTGGTTGCACCTCCAGTTCTTAAGGTATCCTCTGCTAATCCATACTGTAAGTGAAAAGATAATGAATTTACTgaaaaatattacattttatttCATCTGAAAGTGAGCACTAAAAAATGTTTGCCAATTAACAAACAgacaaagaaaaattaaaactgcCGCACTACAGATAAAGACTGAAAAGAAAAACTCACAAGAACAGTCCCAAGATTGTAAATTGCTCTGTGGAAATCGAATTGCAACTGGATTGCTGCACGGAACTGCATTATAAACAAGTAATATATGTCAAAACCAGAAAGTACAACTAGTTCTTATGGAATATCAGATCCTAAATTATTTTGTTCTTATTTCTACAAATACATGCATCCAATTATCCAAACAATCAGAACTTCCAATAACATTGATACCTTACTAATCGCAGTTTTGACAATTGTTTGCTTTTCTCGTGCAGGAACAATTGCACTTAGTTCCTGAAAATGCAAAAATgaacatattattaaataaaaccaCCAGCACTATACACCAGGTCACCTAATCTatccatttaaaaatttaattgatagtTCTTGTAAaaccaaatttcaaattatgagctatcaaattttaatttaaaggtACCTGCAATGCAAGGCCCCAATTGTTAAGTGCCTGCAAAATATTCACAAAATTGttaatgaataataaaaatagcaagagagttaaaaaaaaaaacagattgaAAAATTACGGTGttgtaataaacaaataataccTGAGGACTGTTCCAGTTAAGTTCAACAGCTTTTTCGTAATTCTTTGTTGCCTGCAAAATCAGATTTCACTTCTTAACAGGGCTCTCATAAAAGACGATGCAGACCATATCACAGTCACAAGGAGGCCAATATGCATAACAAGGGTAATTTAGATGAGGAAAGGAAAAGTTTCATGAAGCAGAATCAGCTACTTTTACTGTCATAAATGTCTCATATCTTCCAAAAGactacaaataaaatccaaacagcTTGATTAATGTTTGAAAGGCTATTCTATGACACGTAATTCATTTATCATCTCCAGCCAGGAACAGGAACCATcaaattttacttaaaaataaaatatgtttacAAAAACATTACTGTGATCATCTGCATCTGTAAATAAATTACTTAGATCATGTAGGTAACCTGCTTCCACAATTCTTCCGCCTCCTTTGTACGACCACGCATTTTTGCACGATCAGATATTGCAATAGCCCAGTTATAAAAAGCCTGTCAAGTAATCATAAACGACGTTAAGTTCATATTAGAGAAATTGTCAAGTCAGATCTGCAAGACATCCAAGCAAAAGTACAAAAATTTACCTATAATTTATATGTGATTTTCTGCGTGGAGACTAATTAGTTACTACATGATACTCCAAAATgtataatcaattaaaaatggCCTAAGAACTCAACTACTTAACTTGCATATACTTTCTTAATCTAAAAGTGGCTCTTAAGCTTAAAGAATACTTGAGCTCTCCAAATCACTCAAACTAACTCAGCTCTTACGggaatatacatatatatactcACCAGAAAGCATCATCTAGGATTCAATTTCTTTCATCAATTATCTGTTGTAGTCAGTCAGTTCAATGCTATTTACTAGACATTTAGAAAGAAAAATTTAGGTTTAAGCCTGTGAATACATACATCATGGAGTGTAGGGCAGAGACGGGTAGCCTCATCGTATTTTTTACAGGCCTCATCGAGCAATGAATCTTTAGAAGGTGAAGTAGAATCTGGACTAACATTATCCGCACTTTCCTGGAAGCCAAATGTAGATCAACTCAATGCCATAAATCAATAAAGATATGCAATATAAACAATATTTTCTTAATGCATCTTGTATTATAAACTCGATTCTATAATAATCTAAAAGTAGTgaacatttcaacttttaagaGATTACTACAATGTACTTAACAAAATAAATGTTCTTTTAATgcaaatttaaatatgttttgaCACTCTCATAATATAATGCCAGAAAAATGGCTGTTCTACAATCAAGTAAGAATATTTGGTACCTGAAGAACCAATGCCCAATTGTATAGTGCATCATAGTCTTCTGAATTTCTCTCAATTGCACTCGCATATctacattaattttaaa
Coding sequences within it:
- the LOC126676835 gene encoding metal-nicotianamine transporter YSL1 isoform X1, which codes for MEAEAKEKKEITEKEDNIEEEAKAVEGGGGVVRAQPWTKQLTVRGVIVSAVIGAIYSIIAMKLNLTTGLVPNLNVSAALLAFVCIRTWTKLVHKAGYVAKPFTRQENTMIQTCAVACYSITVGGGFASYLLGLNRKTYELSGVHTEGNSAAAIKEPGFGWMNGFLFLVCFVGLFVLIPLRKIMIVDLKLTYPSGMATAVLINGFHTQGDKMAKKQVHGFMKYFSFSFLWAFFKWFYAGKEACGFSQFPTFGLQAWNQTFFFDFSTTFVGAGMIVSHLVNLSLLLGAVLSYGIMWPLINKLKGDWFPVNTEGEADMKGLYGYKVFLSVALILGDGLYTFVKIMSITLINIHARIKTKKNLQQAAMNEQKKPTEELTQNELFVREIIPMWVAIVGYLFFSVISTIGVPLIFPQLKWYYVVVAYILAPSLAFCNAYGTGLTDINMAYNYGKVALFVLAAVSGKENGVVAALAGCGLIKSVVSVACILMQDFKTAHLTSTSPRAMFLSQVIGTAMGCVMAPLSFFLYYKAFDVGNQQGEFKAPYALIYRNMAILGVEGVSALPHHCLQLCYGFFGFAVALNLLRDLSPRKLGPWIPLPMVMAVPFLVGAYFAIDMCIGSVIVFTWNKLNRKTAESMIPAVASGLICGEGLWTLPAAVLALAKINPPICMKFTPS
- the LOC126676835 gene encoding metal-nicotianamine transporter YSL1 isoform X2 — encoded protein: MEAEAKEKKEITEKEDNIEEEAKAVEGGGGVVRAQPWTKQLTVRGVIVSAVIGAIYSIIAMKLNLTTGLVPNLNVSAALLAFVCIRTWTKLVHKAGYVAKPFTRQENTMIQTCAVACYSITVGGGFASYLLGLNRKTYELSGVHTEGNSAAAIKEPGFGWMNGFLFLVCFVGLFVLIPLRKIMIVDLKLTYPSGMATAVLINGFHTQGDKMAKKQVHGFMKYFSFSFLWAFFKWFYAGKEACGFSQFPTFGLQAWNQTFFFDFSTTFVGAGMIVSHLVNLSLLLGAVLSYGIMWPLINKLKGDWFPVNTEGEADMKGLYGYKVFLSVALILGDGLYTFVKIMSITLINIHARIKTKKNLQQAMNEQKKPTEELTQNELFVREIIPMWVAIVGYLFFSVISTIGVPLIFPQLKWYYVVVAYILAPSLAFCNAYGTGLTDINMAYNYGKVALFVLAAVSGKENGVVAALAGCGLIKSVVSVACILMQDFKTAHLTSTSPRAMFLSQVIGTAMGCVMAPLSFFLYYKAFDVGNQQGEFKAPYALIYRNMAILGVEGVSALPHHCLQLCYGFFGFAVALNLLRDLSPRKLGPWIPLPMVMAVPFLVGAYFAIDMCIGSVIVFTWNKLNRKTAESMIPAVASGLICGEGLWTLPAAVLALAKINPPICMKFTPS
- the LOC126676837 gene encoding protein HLB1, whose protein sequence is MSTPESELQNGAVPEQEQEQEPESQLDALPQEIDLESSNHAPETQSEVSPEPESQSESQVTAAAAAAAAADFKAEEPKLASIQVNGTDTAQSNGQIAHPELRKDEEGSRTFTMRELLSELKSDETDHVSTPHSQQSTPHLQSDQNNAAMELINSVTGADEEGRSRQKILTFAARRYASAIERNSEDYDALYNWALVLQESADNVSPDSTSPSKDSLLDEACKKYDEATRLCPTLHDAFYNWAIAISDRAKMRGRTKEAEELWKQATKNYEKAVELNWNSPQALNNWGLALQELSAIVPAREKQTIVKTAISKFRAAIQLQFDFHRAIYNLGTVLYGLAEDTLRTGGATNPKDVSPNELYSQSAIYIAAAHALKPNYSVYSSALRLVRSMLPLPYLKVGYLTAPPAGEPIAPHSDWKRLEFVLNHEGLQQANKLDQKQIAQGLSGRAETNGDKKTIKVEVPDIVSVSACADLTLPPGAGLCVNTIHGPIFLVADSWESLDGWLDAIRLVYTIYARGKSEVLAGIVTG